One stretch of Schizosaccharomyces pombe strain 972h- genome assembly, chromosome: III DNA includes these proteins:
- the hif2 gene encoding Set3 complex subunit Hif2, whose amino-acid sequence MDTNQVNYIIWRYLKECGYSHTKFAFERETGIQNLDKQWGSTCQVGALVEILQKGLQYVELEKHYVDNHSSNEEASKTSIDGESLVNENPCKLPFYLTVPHICETTLTKADSTNGFCEHNNSNDHQLKILQDKGSGSPSSPVMPFKDKIEKRDIDITMADESNVEKDPARPIAVYNSSPVTEITEIKQVTFTGGEDIKSDFFKVIPTKHPVTCADWRPLLQENYHVYEFSIGMTNATLASVSICEEQNDFKAKTDYCLQSSFDNQDITGVAWNNSGSFLAYAFFSGVIEIYDSHGSQILSFHNNKGPVLSLKWSGTDTYLAAGSADGTITLFDQLKQTQYSIDTLASSVLDIEWISFDEFVTSDVEGSLRVYKVDGKAPVSTVSHAHDNSIVALRYNLRISLLLTASSDTTVKLWSRGDAGAFECLHVFSFSSPVNCIDWNLREGTPILAVASNSIVSMYNAISLQQLAVFMRHTAPVSALSFSHNGRYLATGDTSGGVCIWSCKTAKLFKELGSDNSELIAVTNVLPEEQVNFLRWSFDDKDLLIGKQKKEIICCCDFLHDSL is encoded by the exons ATGGATACGAATCAAGTTAATTATATAATCTGGAgatatttgaaagaatGCG GTTATTCGCATACTAAATTTGCATTTGAAAGGGAAACAGGCATCCAAAATTTAGACAAACAATGGGGAAGTACTTGCCAGGTTGGCGCTTTAGTCGAAATTCTGCAGAAGGGTTTACAGTACGTGGAGCTCGAAAAGCACTACGTTGATAATCACTCCTCAAACGAAGAAGCTAGCAAAACATCTATAGATGGAGAAAGTCttgtaaatgaaaatccTTGTAAACTCCCTTTCTATCTCACCGTACCTCATATATGCGAAACGACACTGACGAAAGCTGACTCTACCAATGGGTTTTGCGAACACAATAATTCTAATGATCACCAacttaaaattttacaagatAAGGGGTCTGGGTCGCCTTCATCTCCGGTCATGCCATTTAAGGataaaattgagaaaaggGATATTGACATTACTATGGCCGATGAATCAAACGTAGAGAAGGATCCGGCTCGACCTATAGCCGTGTACAACAGTTCACCTGTCACGGAAATAACAGAAATAAAACAGGTTACTTTTACTGGCGGCGAAGACATAAAGTcggattttttcaaagtaatTCCTACCAAACACCCCGTTACCTGTGCAGATTGGCGTCCACTATTACAAGAAAATTACCATGTTTACGAATTTTCTATTGGTATGACAAACGCTACTCTGGCTTCAGTTAGCATTTGTGAAGAGCAAAATGATTTCAAGGCAAAAACAGATTATTGTCTGCAATCTTCTTTCGATAACCAAGATATCACTGGCGTTGCTTGGAAT AATTCTGGTTCTTTTTTAGCCTACGCATTCTTCAGCGGTGTGATTGAAATTTACGATAGTCATGGTTCTCAAATCCTTAGCTTTCATAACAACAAAGGCCCTGTTTTATCTTTGAAATGGAGCGGTACTGATACATATCTAGCTGCTGGTTCGGCGGATGGAACTATTACACTCTTTGATCAACTGAAGCAAACACAATATTCAATTGACACACTTGCATCTTCCGTTTTAGACATTGAATGGATTAgctttgatgaatttgtaACTTCGGATGTGGAAGGCTCCTTGCGAGTATACAAGGTCGATGGCAAAGCTCCGGTTTCTACAGTTTCTCATGCGCATGATAATTCTATTGTTGCTTTACGATACAATCTACGTATCTCTCTTCTATTAACTGCTTCTAGTGATACCACTGTTAAg CTTTGGTCTAGAGGTGATGCTGGTGCTTTTGAATGTTTacatgttttttcttttagctCACCGGTTAATTGTATTGACTGGAATTTGCGGGAAGGGACACCAATTCTAGCGGTTGCTTCAAACAGTATCGTTTCTATGTATAATGCTATTTCCCTTCAGCAACTTGCTGTATTCATGAGGCATACAGCTCCTGTTAGTGCTTTGAGCTTCAGTCATAACGGTCGCTATCTTGCTACTGGTGATACTTCTGGGGGAGTATGTATATGGTCATGCAAAACAGCCAAACTATTTAAGGAACTGGGTTCCGATAACTCAGAGTTAATTGCTGTTACTAATGTACTTCCAGAGGAGCAAGTTAATTTCTTACGGTGGAGTTTTGATGATAAAGATTTACTTATcggtaaacaaaagaaggagATTATTTGTTGTTGTGATTTTTTACATGATTCTCTGTAA
- the sec6 gene encoding exocyst complex subunit Exo3 has translation MTAAASDDAVYNKVADILRQCEDFHRLSTHIERFEREQASLNMHVKTELEKHVEAVELGKLALHDAQTKRVKLLQELHNMLTLCESAREMVDEFPLISRMSRIYKNCYATKQMISQLNNLVKETDVIEDMLREDLELDSDMPNLLRAHYKLSKLREFREEALYQASLEGQSDLPITLENSFSNLNTLSDNFDRLVLNFCRNIFQLVKSGHIKTIVQIFKIVEAEESSDEVLKSIRDAKSSLPDSQDGPFLSLQGMTRQLRNFRLRVLEEFQGAAAENFQRAWVSYLEDGSGELNLDFIFEDLKVAFYVLPDLTPPSYNIAKTFASIYQECLVGLVTKAVSLDTPAAVYLYLINFHREYRKFFEENAPFSVDEVEPGLEDGKDGILVREYTRLFTQKIREWSDKLFQSSVDTFMKRESEPELDSDGNYGLQGTIIFFQMITQQINIISHTNNSDVVGIVLSSIMYIMQSMQDQWKSVMRSELSQQLSGNPESVPPGLMEYLLAVANDNLKCAGFMDNTLLNTFELITSEREEDLREAFGKTVDGYILISDIGVSQIVAIISNDVKPALTSLFQPNWYQSSNMKLIVDTFRDYIVDCIEHMVPGLFDVFLLEASNALTISYLRSIFNKNACFDGDNAIQQIRSDIALAIRVFGEYMAAEHLRSTFEPIEKLLLGMLDADVETVSEYFHLLKEAYWDAPLSLVEAVLQNRTDLEKSIIKKMIDIVRHENDSLQIDTSQQPTVFSQVTSLSGSSIL, from the exons ATGACCGCTGCCGCATCGGATGATGCTGTCTATAACAA GGTAGCGGATATTCTTAGACAATGTGAG GATTTTCATCGATTATCTACTCATATTGAGCGATTTGAACGCGAGCAAGCGTCTCTTAATATGCATGTGAAAACGGAGCTCGAAAAGCACGTGGAAGCCGTTGAG TTGGGGAAATTGGCACTGCATGATGCTCAAACGAAAAGAGTGAAGCTTCTTCAGGAATTGCATAAC atgtTGACTTTATGTGAGAGTGCACGCGAGATGGTCGATGAATTTCCGTTAATCAGTCGCATGTCTCGgatatacaaaaattgttatgcaacaaaacaaatgatATCGCagttaaataatttagtCAAGGAGACAGATGTAATAGAAGACATGTTGCGTGAAGATTTAGAACTTGACTCTGATATGCCAAATTTGTTACGCGCCCATTATAAACTTTCTAAGCTTCGAGAATTCCGTGAAGAAGCCCTATACCAGGCATCCCTTGAAGGCCAAAGTGATCTTCCAATTACCCTAGagaattctttttctaatttaaaCACTCTATCTGATAATTTCGATCGGTTggttttgaatttttgcCGTAACATTTTCCAACTCGTCAAAAGTGGCCATATAAAAACCATtgttcaaattttcaaaattgtcGAGGCTGAAGAATCTTCTGATGAAGTGTTGAAAAGTATACGCGATGCTAAATCCAGCCTACCGGACTCCCAAGATGGTCCTTTTCTAAGTCTGCAAGGGATGACCCGTCAGCTACGAAACTTTCGTCTACGTGTTCTTGAAGAGTTTCAAGGTGCTGCCGCTGAAAACTTTCAACGTGCATGGGTTTCTTACCTTGAGGACGGTAGCGGTGAATTGAACTTAGATTTCATCtttgaagatttaaaagttgCATTTTACGTTTTACCTGATCTTACCCCGCCCTCGTATAATATCGCTAAAACATTTGCTTCCATTTATCAAGAGTGTCTTGTTGGCCTTGTAACTAAAGCAGTCTCACTAGATACTCCGGCTGCcgtttatttatatttaatcaACTTTCATAGAGAGTACCGGAAATTTTTCGAAGAAAATGCTCCTTTTTCGGTCGATGAGGTGGAACCTGGTCTTGAAGATGGAAAAGACGGAATTTTAGTAAGAGAATATACCCGACTTTTTACTCAAAAAATACGAGAATGGTCTGATAAACTGTTCCAGAGCAGCGTTGACACATTTATGAAACGTGAAAGTGAACCTGAACTAGATAGTGATGGAAACTATGGTCTTCAAGGTACTATcatctttttccaaatgatTACTCAACaaatcaatattatttCTCATACTAATAATTCTGACGTCGTCGGCATCGTGTTAAGTTCAATTATGTATATTATGCAATCTATGCAGGATCAATGGAAATCAGTTATGCGCTCCGAACTTTCACAGCAATTATCTGGCAACCCGGAATCAGTTCCCCCAGGATTAATGGAGTACTTACTTGCAGTAGCTAATGATAATTTAAAGTGTGCTGGCTTTATGGATAACACTTTGCTCAACACCTTTGAACTGATTACCAGTGAACGAGAGGAAGATTTAAGAGAAGCATTTGGCAAAACCGTTGATGGGTATATATTAATTAGCGATATTGGCGTCAGCCAGATTGTCGCCATTATAAGTAACGACGTTAAGCCCGCTCTCACTTCACTTTTTCAACCAAACTGGTATCAATCTAGCAATATGAAGCTTATTGTTGACACCTTTAGGGATTATATCGTTGATTGTATCGAACATATGGTTCCCGGTTTATTCGATGTCTTTTTATTGGAAGCTTCAAATGCGCTTACCATCAGTTATTTACGAAGTATATTTAACAAGAATGCATGTTTCGATGGAGATAATGCTATACAACAAATTCGTTCTGATATTGCTTTAGCTATAAGGGTGTTTGGAGAATACATGGCTGCGGAACATTTGCGATCTACGTTTGAGCccattgaaaaattactaTTGGGAATGTTAGACGCCGATGTGGAAACTGTCTCCGAATACTTTCATTTGCTGAAAGAAGCATACTGGGATGCACCTTTGTCCTTGGTTGAAGCAGTCCTTCAAAACCGCACCGACCTggaaaaatcaataataaagaagatgatTGATATTGTACGCCATGAAAATGATTCACTCCAAATAGACACTTCGCAACAACCGACAGTATTTTCCCAAGTCACGTCTCTTTCTGGAAGTTCAATTTTATGA
- the mpc1 gene encoding protein mpc1: MNASEKLSQKAAQSVTRRFITWLKSPDFRKYLCSTHFWGPLSNFGIPIAAILDLKKDPRLISGRMTGALILYSSVFMRYAWMVSPRNYLLLGCHAFNTTVQTAQGIRFVNFWYGKEGASKQSVFENIMQAAKHPESGTRQK, encoded by the exons at gAATGCATCAGAAAAGTTGAGCCAAAAGGCTGCTCAGTCGGTCACAAGAAGGTTTATTACCTGGTTGAAAAGCCCTGATttcagaaaatatttatgtaGTACTCA CTTCTGGGGTCCGTTGTCGAATTTTGGAATTCCTATTGCTGCTATTTtggatttgaaaaaggatcCCAGGCTTATTTCTGGGCGCATGACAGGTG CACTTATTCTCTATTCCAGCGTCTTTATGCGTTATGCCTGG ATGGTAAGCCCACGTAACTATTTATTACTCGGATGCCATGCCTTTAATACCACTGTTCAAACGGCACAAGGAATTCGTTTCGTCAACTTTTGGTA TGGCAAAGAAGGTGCTTCTAAACAATCTGTTTTCGAGAACATCATGCAAGCAGCCAAACATCCTGAAAGTGGCACTCGTCAAAAGTGA
- the mug146 gene encoding protein mug46, protein MICKNTFVDYPTTQVRKERVHTYRTLTSATPSLEFFSNENTNRLSEVQCKLTHFLSSSENSSSVRNTRTHKFKQLLHYIFFSNRSSSVLGKQNVHNSQTLGSVSFCEKHAIDINYSENVNKQLNFESHLDDQTCSKRFYFNEQSGSDRYSLKCDSDTDSSTYFGDSASETCSSASNSLYKQTDLTSLCMFNQNKIQTDWSSIDPMDNDKIVCADFEKNFNILKELLNNTKDNGIDQQIVHKEHISHLEKIWKNINEESSEDPSLLLLRLEFLLTDLQTAIRKYSDTVSTNSVNEAFFDKIKIELQAFGVLV, encoded by the coding sequence ATGATCTGTAAAAACACTTTCGTTGATTATCCAACTACACAAGTGAGGAAGGAACGTGTACATACCTATCGCACCTTGACCTCCGCTACCCCTTCTTTGGAATTCTTCAGTAACGAAAACACTAACAGACTGAGTGAAGTTCAGTGCAAACTGacacattttttaagctCTTCTGAAAATTCATCTAGCGTTCGAAACACCCGTACCCATAAATTCAAGCAGTTGCTccattatattttcttttccaataGATCTTCTTCAGTTCTAGGAAAGCAAAATGTACATAATTCCCAAACGCTGGGTTCTGTCTCGTTTTGTGAGAAACACGCTATTGACATTAACTACTCcgaaaatgtaaacaagcAACTAAATTTCGAATCTCACCTTGATGACCAAACTTGCTCTAAgagattttattttaatgagCAAAGTGGAAGCGATCGCTATTCTTTAAAGTGCGATTCCGATACTGATTCTTCCACATATTTTGGAGATAGTGCTTCCGAGACATGCTCTTCAGCTTCAAATTCGTTATATAAGCAAACCGATTTAACTTCCTTGTGTATGTTTAATCAGAATAAAATTCAGACCGATTGGTCTTCTATAGATCCAATGGATAATGACAAAATTGTTTGTGCAGACTTTgagaaaaatttcaacattttaaaagagCTCTTAAACAACACAAAAGATAACGGCATTGATCAACAAATCGTGCATAAGGAGCACATCTCTcatcttgaaaaaatttggaaaaatatCAATGAAGAATCATCAGAGGATCCTTCATTATTGTTGCTACGTTTGGAATTCTTGCTTACGGATTTACAAACAGCCATCCGTAAATACTCAGATACGGTGTCTACAAACTCTGTCAATGaagcattttttgataaaataaaaatagaattaCAAGCATTTGGCGTTCTGGTGTAA
- the ght6 gene encoding plasma membrane glucose/fructose:proton symporter Ght6 encodes MAKILTIVMLVFVSMAGWMFGADTGSIGGITNMRDFQSRYADRYDPVTDTYSYSSARQGLLVGMVNTGTTVGCLLSSPLGDRFGKRKCIMGWTLVYITGVIVQLTTIPSWVQMMVAKIWTGLGIGALSVIAPGYQSESSPPHIRGAIVTTYQLFITLGIFIAACINMGTHKYTTHPEAQWRVPIGINLLWGILMFFGMLFLPESPRYLAVKGRNEECMKILTRNAGLPADHPIMQKEYNAIQADVEAELAGGPCSWPQIFSNEIRYRTLLGMGVMAFQQLTGNNYFFYYGTQVFRGTGLNSPFLAALILDAVNFGCTFGAIFVLEYFGRRGPLIVGGVWQSICFFIYASVGDRALTRPNGTSNHRAGAVMIVFSCLFIFSFAQTWAPAAYVIVGESYPIRYRSKCAAVATASNWFWNFMISFFTPFISNSIGFKYGYVFAACNLCAAIIIFLFAKETKGLTLEEINQLYLSNIKPWNTGAYQRDREDIKQSDSEKERGPTSKLHEYVEHAPNSYASTHSTESENYPQQVTNPVGL; translated from the coding sequence ATGGCGAAAATCTTAACCATTGTCATGTTGGTCTTCGTGTCCATGGCCGGATGGATGTTCGGTGCTGACACGGGTTCCATTGGTGGTATCACTAATATGCGGGACTTTCAATCTCGATACGCAGACAGGTATGATCCTGTCACAGATACGTATTCGTATTCTTCTGCTCGCCAAGGTCTTTTGGTTGGTATGGTTAACACTGGAACTACTGTTGGATGTTTACTTTCTTCACCTCTTGGAGATCGATTCGGTAAACGTAAGTGTATCATGGGATGGACATTGGTTTACATTACCGGTGTTATCGTTCAACTCACCACAATTCCATCTTGGGTTCAAATGATGGTAGCTAAAATTTGGACTGGTCTTGGCATTGGTGCTTTGTCAGTCATTGCTCCTGGTTACCAATCCGAATCTTCTCCCCCCCATATTCGTGGTGCCATTGTAACTACTTATCAATTGTTCATTACTCTTGGTATTTTTATTGCCGCCTGTATCAACATGGGTACTCACAAATACACCACTCATCCTGAAGCTCAATGGCGTGTTCCCATCGGTATTAACTTACTTTGGGGTATTCTCATGTTCTTTGGAATGCTTTTCCTCCCTGAATCCCCACGTTACCTTGCAGTTAAAGgaagaaatgaagaatgTATGAAAATTCTTACTCGTAATGCTGGCCTCCCAGCCGATCATCCCATCATGCAAAAAGAATACAATGCCATTCAAGCTGACGTTGAGGCAGAATTGGCTGGTGGTCCTTGCTCCTGGCCTCAGATCTTTAGCAACGAAATTCGTTACAGAACACTTTTGGGAATGGGTGTCATGGCATTCCAACAATTGACCGGTAACAATTACTTCTTCTACTATGGTACTCAGGTATTCCGCGGTACTGGCTTGAACTCCCCCTTCCTCGCAGCTTTGATTCTTGATGCTGTCAACTTTGGATGTACGTTTGGTGCTATCTTTGTTCTTGAATACTTTGGTCGTCGTGGTCCCCTCATCGTTGGTGGTGTTTGGCAATctatttgtttctttatttatgcTTCTGTAGGTGATCGTGCACTTACCCGCCCCAATGGTACTTCGAATCATCGTGCTGGTGCCGTTATGATTGTGTTCTCAtgtcttttcattttcagttTTGCTCAAACTTGGGCTCCTGCCGCATACGTTATCGTTGGTGAATCGTATCCCATTCGTTATCGTTCCAAGTGTGCTGCCGTCGCTACTGCTAGCAACTGGTTCTGGAACTTTATGATTTCCTTCTTCACTCCCTTTATTAGCAACTCAATTGGTTTCAAGTATGGTTATGTGTTTGCAGCTTGCAACTTGTGTGCCgctattattattttcctaTTCGCCAAGGAAACCAAAGGTCTTACCTTGGAAGAGATTAACCAACTTTATTTGTCGAATATTAAGCCCTGGAACACTGGTGCTTACCAGCGTGATCGGGAAGATATTAAGCAAAGCGACTCAGAAAAGGAGCGTGGACCTACTTCTAAGTTACATGAATACGTTGAGCATGCTCCCAACTCGTATGCTTCAACACACTCTACAGAGAGTGAGAATTATCCTCAACAAGTCACCAATCCGGTTGGCTTATGA